In Carassius carassius chromosome 7, fCarCar2.1, whole genome shotgun sequence, one genomic interval encodes:
- the nanos3 gene encoding nanos homolog 3, whose product MAFSLLHYILSAHGSMESGNQDFQPWKDYMGLADMIRGMQRPAEQPDAADDAAVAAALPESPSGPTRAHGTVTTENRDPGNGKSTRSNPSEKKFCSFCKHNGESETVFTSHYLKDRAGAVTCPYLSQYVCPLCGATGAKAHTKRFCPLVDKTYSSVYAKTTWGPGRF is encoded by the coding sequence ATGGCATTTTCTCTTCTCCACTACATCCTGTCAGCTCATGGATCTATGGAGTCTGGAAATCAGGACTTTCAGCCCTGGAAGGATTACATGGGTCTGGCGGACATGATCCGAGGCATGCAGCGGCCAGCAGAGCAGCCAGACGCGGCCGATGACGCCGCCGTCGCCGCCGCGCTCCCGGAGTCTCCAAGCGGCCCGACGCGTGCGCACGGGACCGTGACGACGGAGAACAGAGACCCGGGAAACGGCAAGAGCACCCGCAGCAACCCATCCGAGAAGAAGTTCTGCAGCTTCTGCAAACACAACGGAGAGTCCGAGACCGTGTTCACCTCACACTACTTGAAAGACCGCGCCGGGGCAGTGACGTGCCCGTACCTGAGCCAGTATGTGTGTCCCCTGTGTGGAGCCACCGGGGCCAAAGCGCACACCAAGAGATTCTGTCCGCTCGTGGACAAAACCTACAGCTCCGTGTACGCCAAAACAACCTGGGGACCCGGACGTTTCTGA
- the si:ch211-286b5.2 gene encoding uncharacterized protein si:ch211-286b5.2 isoform X1: protein MQPRAKRQKSTEETNQSEDDNQTLTPESENNDSHDAFCSDKPDEHQPCCSLEEKTSHNDNDELGNGTNPPEVPHETEQTAAITLQTPELDKTDKHTLSRPLNTEAIDLDQPNVELDDEDREITRNSNHQSEKVPDDCDSELTSNEHQTERELSHEEYTDTEPKMDEQLGSSVIVTETSYDQIQMPEDASSADPLVKRKIRKRMGMCRLGDRKKMLKGQPTRGNVFEGSQENEAGQITNEESVMTSDGLKKDIPTSVEEEGVTESEVSVPSFTTSCASEDKPVQEEQEQPGSEVQILAKCMSREPVTHETDNAIPSHDDADDLNPLEQKKTECMEQNVTESNIREDSNEVTTEIGTEVPVDLADVYKDSTGVSAQEEVVIDGSLEIPKEANEASASASEVANQFGEELVVGGDEMKQCSPCECDMNASTGDHSSEQCVELMDITADENISAPVNHETEEKCESSDFFQVAATVTAENKADWENNSVSSLSLPAAPSAGDNEEVQSFTEHVSVLSDAHEPHRSPAAEPDPSSPSSVHSVTDSQLNNIPLSLEDLPISEASGDLEDATELVCGLIRDIASLNHLLMDARRQIAFGQQGRKPSLHTQKNRHHNRF from the exons ATGCAGCCCAGAGCAAAACGACAGAAAAGCACTGAAGAAACAAACCAGTCTGAAGATGACAACCAG ACTCTGACACCAGAGTCAGAAAACAACGACTCCCATGATGCATTCTGCTCAGACAAGCCGGATGAACATCAGCCTTGTTGTTCCTTGGAAGAGAAAACAAGCCATAATGATAATGATGAGCTTGGAAATGGCACAAATCCACCTGAGGTCCCTCATGAGACTGAACAGACTGCGGCGATCACACTACAAACCCCAGAACTCGACAAAACTGACAAGCACACACTCTCTAGACCTCTGAATACAGAAGCTATTGATCTAGATCAGCCCAATGTAGAGCTAGATGATGAAGATCGTGAAATCACAAGAAATTCAAATCATCAATCTGAGAAGGTCCCAGATGACTGTGACTCTGAATTAACATCCAATGAGCATCAAACCGAGAGAGAGTTGTCACATGAGGAGTATACAGACACCGAACCCAAGATGGATGAGCAATTAGGTTCTTCAGTGATCGTAACGGAGACCTCGTATGACCAGATTCAGATGCCTGAAGATGCAAGTTCTGCAGATCCTCTAGTAAAGAGAAAAATAAGAAAGAGGATGGGAATGTGCAGACTTGGAGATAGGAAGAAGATGCTCAAGGGACAGCCGACTAGAGGGAATGTGTTTGAAGGAAGCCAGGAGAACGAGGCGGGGCAAATCACTAATGAAGAGTCGGTCATGACGAGTGACGGTTTGAAAAAGGATATCCCGACTTCTGTTGAAGAAGAGGGAGTTACTGAGTCAGAGGTTTCAGTGCCCTCCTTCACAACCTCTTGCGCATCGGAGGATAAACCAGTACAGGAGGAACAGGAGCAGCCTGGGAGTGAAGTTCAGATACTGGCCAAATGCATGTCAAGGGAGCCTGTTACTCATGAAACTGATAATGCAATCCCATCccatgatgatgctgatgatctAAACCCTCTCGAGCAGAAAAAAACTGAATGCATGGAGCAAAATGTGACTGAAAGCAACATTAGGGAAGATAGCAACGAGGTCACAACTGAGATTGGTACTGAAGTGCCTGTGGATTTAGCTGATGTTTACAAAGACTCAACTGGTGTTTCAGCTCAAGAAGAGGTTGTGATAGACGGTTCACTTGAAATTCCCAAAGAGGCCAATGAAGCCTCTGCGTCCGCTTCTGAGGTTGCTAACCAATTTGGAGAAGAACTCGTCGTGGGAGGCGACGAGATGAAGCAGTGTAGTCCATGTGAATGTGACATGAACGCCTCTACTGGAGACCACAGCAGTGAACAGTGTGTGGAGCTCATGGATATCACAGCCGATGAGAACATCAGTGCACCTGTAAACCACGAGACAGAAGAAAAGTGTGAGTCTTCAGACTTTTTTCAGGTCGCCGCCACTGTCACAGCTGAGAACAAGGCAGACTGGGAGAACAACAGCGTGTCGAGTTTGTCTTTACCTGCAGCTCCATCGGCTGGTGATAATGAAGAGGTGCAA TCGTTTACAGAGCATGTAAGTGTACTGAGTGATGCTCACGAGCCTCATCGGAGTCCTGCCGCTGAACCAGATCCCTCCAGCCCTTCATCCGTGCACTCGGTGACAGATTCCCAGCTCAACAACATCCCTCTGAG TTTGGAGGATCTCCCCATCTCTGAAGCCTCCGGTGATCTGGAAGATGCCACTGAGCTTGTATGTGGCCTAATCAGAGATATTGCCTCTCTGAA TCACTTATTGATGGACGCACGCAGGCAGATTGCATTTGGACAACAAGGAAGAAAACCTTCACTCCACACTCAGAAAAATAGGCATCATAACAGATTCTGA
- the si:ch211-286b5.2 gene encoding uncharacterized protein si:ch211-286b5.2 isoform X2 has product MQPRAKRQKSTEETNQSEDDNQTLTPESENNDSHDAFCSDKPDEHQPCCSLEEKTSHNDNDELGNGTNPPEVPHETEQTAAITLQTPELDKTDKHTLSRPLNTEAIDLDQPNVELDDEDREITRNSNHQSEKVPDDCDSELTSNEHQTERELSHEEYTDTEPKMDEQLGSSVIVTETSYDQIQMPEDASSADPLVKRKIRKRMGMCRLGDRKKMLKGQPTRGNVFEGSQENEAGQITNEESVMTSDGLKKDIPTSVEEEGVTESEVSVPSFTTSCASEDKPVQEEQEQPGSEVQILAKCMSREPVTHETDNAIPSHDDADDLNPLEQKKTECMEQNVTESNIREDSNEVTTEIGTEVPVDLADVYKDSTGVSAQEEVVIDGSLEIPKEANEASASASEVANQFGEELVVGGDEMKQCSPCECDMNASTGDHSSEQCVELMDITADENISAPVNHETEEKCESSDFFQVAATVTAENKADWENNSVSSLSLPAAPSAGDNEESFTEHVSVLSDAHEPHRSPAAEPDPSSPSSVHSVTDSQLNNIPLSLEDLPISEASGDLEDATELVCGLIRDIASLNHLLMDARRQIAFGQQGRKPSLHTQKNRHHNRF; this is encoded by the exons ATGCAGCCCAGAGCAAAACGACAGAAAAGCACTGAAGAAACAAACCAGTCTGAAGATGACAACCAG ACTCTGACACCAGAGTCAGAAAACAACGACTCCCATGATGCATTCTGCTCAGACAAGCCGGATGAACATCAGCCTTGTTGTTCCTTGGAAGAGAAAACAAGCCATAATGATAATGATGAGCTTGGAAATGGCACAAATCCACCTGAGGTCCCTCATGAGACTGAACAGACTGCGGCGATCACACTACAAACCCCAGAACTCGACAAAACTGACAAGCACACACTCTCTAGACCTCTGAATACAGAAGCTATTGATCTAGATCAGCCCAATGTAGAGCTAGATGATGAAGATCGTGAAATCACAAGAAATTCAAATCATCAATCTGAGAAGGTCCCAGATGACTGTGACTCTGAATTAACATCCAATGAGCATCAAACCGAGAGAGAGTTGTCACATGAGGAGTATACAGACACCGAACCCAAGATGGATGAGCAATTAGGTTCTTCAGTGATCGTAACGGAGACCTCGTATGACCAGATTCAGATGCCTGAAGATGCAAGTTCTGCAGATCCTCTAGTAAAGAGAAAAATAAGAAAGAGGATGGGAATGTGCAGACTTGGAGATAGGAAGAAGATGCTCAAGGGACAGCCGACTAGAGGGAATGTGTTTGAAGGAAGCCAGGAGAACGAGGCGGGGCAAATCACTAATGAAGAGTCGGTCATGACGAGTGACGGTTTGAAAAAGGATATCCCGACTTCTGTTGAAGAAGAGGGAGTTACTGAGTCAGAGGTTTCAGTGCCCTCCTTCACAACCTCTTGCGCATCGGAGGATAAACCAGTACAGGAGGAACAGGAGCAGCCTGGGAGTGAAGTTCAGATACTGGCCAAATGCATGTCAAGGGAGCCTGTTACTCATGAAACTGATAATGCAATCCCATCccatgatgatgctgatgatctAAACCCTCTCGAGCAGAAAAAAACTGAATGCATGGAGCAAAATGTGACTGAAAGCAACATTAGGGAAGATAGCAACGAGGTCACAACTGAGATTGGTACTGAAGTGCCTGTGGATTTAGCTGATGTTTACAAAGACTCAACTGGTGTTTCAGCTCAAGAAGAGGTTGTGATAGACGGTTCACTTGAAATTCCCAAAGAGGCCAATGAAGCCTCTGCGTCCGCTTCTGAGGTTGCTAACCAATTTGGAGAAGAACTCGTCGTGGGAGGCGACGAGATGAAGCAGTGTAGTCCATGTGAATGTGACATGAACGCCTCTACTGGAGACCACAGCAGTGAACAGTGTGTGGAGCTCATGGATATCACAGCCGATGAGAACATCAGTGCACCTGTAAACCACGAGACAGAAGAAAAGTGTGAGTCTTCAGACTTTTTTCAGGTCGCCGCCACTGTCACAGCTGAGAACAAGGCAGACTGGGAGAACAACAGCGTGTCGAGTTTGTCTTTACCTGCAGCTCCATCGGCTGGTGATAATGAAGAG TCGTTTACAGAGCATGTAAGTGTACTGAGTGATGCTCACGAGCCTCATCGGAGTCCTGCCGCTGAACCAGATCCCTCCAGCCCTTCATCCGTGCACTCGGTGACAGATTCCCAGCTCAACAACATCCCTCTGAG TTTGGAGGATCTCCCCATCTCTGAAGCCTCCGGTGATCTGGAAGATGCCACTGAGCTTGTATGTGGCCTAATCAGAGATATTGCCTCTCTGAA TCACTTATTGATGGACGCACGCAGGCAGATTGCATTTGGACAACAAGGAAGAAAACCTTCACTCCACACTCAGAAAAATAGGCATCATAACAGATTCTGA